Proteins co-encoded in one Methylomonas albis genomic window:
- a CDS encoding OmpA family protein, producing the protein MFKKSLLTLATITTLGSLPAAQADEFLDDRWYAAPFGTFVQPGGDRNAHSGWGGGLGLGKIINEHFNVEIRGLYQNLEGAKANGNWDLTGGTVDAQYYFFRDKFSPYAVIGVGGINSTHNGDSGAGFIGEAGAGFTYELHDNFLIRSDVRYRYNNNFNAKLQPGTEEFHDMTVNLGFVIPFGEKPKAAVVAKAEPTPPPAPMPAKLDCSKMDDDKDGVNNCLDKCPSTLPGVEVSIYGCWIVDVKFDNDKDVIKPQYFPKLDKVVDRIKQYPGTAFEVQGHTSNTGSYKHNLKLSERRALAVKKYLTKGSESPNISSKGYSWDQPIDTNETEEGRANNRRVQLEVDNKTQQPLKK; encoded by the coding sequence ATGTTTAAGAAGAGTTTACTGACATTAGCCACAATAACAACGCTCGGTTCGCTGCCGGCAGCACAGGCCGACGAGTTCCTTGACGACAGATGGTACGCGGCACCATTCGGCACCTTCGTGCAACCTGGTGGTGATCGTAACGCTCATAGTGGTTGGGGCGGTGGTCTCGGCCTAGGCAAAATCATCAACGAACATTTTAACGTTGAGATCAGAGGTTTATACCAAAACCTGGAAGGTGCGAAAGCTAACGGCAACTGGGATTTGACTGGCGGCACGGTCGATGCGCAATACTACTTTTTCAGAGATAAATTCTCACCTTATGCAGTAATTGGCGTAGGCGGCATAAACTCTACGCACAATGGCGACAGCGGCGCGGGTTTCATCGGCGAAGCGGGAGCGGGTTTTACCTACGAACTGCACGATAACTTCCTGATTCGCAGCGACGTACGCTACCGTTACAACAACAACTTCAATGCCAAGCTACAACCTGGCACCGAAGAATTTCATGACATGACGGTTAATCTGGGTTTCGTGATTCCGTTCGGCGAAAAACCTAAAGCCGCTGTGGTTGCTAAAGCCGAGCCGACTCCGCCTCCAGCGCCTATGCCGGCTAAACTGGATTGCTCGAAAATGGATGACGACAAAGACGGCGTGAACAACTGCCTGGATAAATGTCCTAGTACTTTGCCGGGCGTTGAGGTCAGTATCTACGGCTGCTGGATCGTTGATGTTAAGTTCGACAATGACAAAGATGTTATCAAACCGCAGTATTTCCCAAAACTGGATAAAGTAGTTGATCGTATCAAACAGTACCCTGGCACAGCGTTTGAAGTGCAAGGCCACACCAGCAATACCGGTTCGTACAAACACAATTTGAAGTTGTCAGAGCGCCGCGCGTTGGCTGTTAAAAAATACCTGACAAAGGGTAGCGAGTCACCAAATATATCTTCTAAAGGGTATAGCTGGGATCAACCTATCGACACCAACGAAACTGAAGAAGGGCGCGCCAACAACCGCCGTGTGCAATTGGAAGTGGACAACAAAACGCAACAGCCTTTGAAAAAGTAA
- a CDS encoding uracil-DNA glycosylase produces the protein MSYSSYFNQDCQACLRLSEFLCEVKEKYPAYHALPVAPFGDPQARLLIVGLAPGMHGANATGRPFTGDYAGLLLYQALYDFGYSNQLESTNLADGLQLSNCRITNAVKCLPPQNKPTGDEIKQCNPYLAAEINTLPERAVILALGNIAHQAVLRAYDLKSSAAKFAHHVSFELPDGNMLVSSYHCSRYNVQTKRLSMAMLAAVFVTIQTLLSARD, from the coding sequence ATGTCTTATTCATCCTATTTTAATCAAGACTGTCAGGCATGCCTGCGGTTAAGCGAATTCCTTTGCGAGGTGAAGGAGAAATATCCGGCCTATCACGCCTTGCCCGTGGCGCCGTTCGGCGATCCGCAAGCGCGGTTGCTGATCGTCGGCTTGGCGCCGGGCATGCACGGCGCGAACGCTACCGGCAGACCTTTTACCGGCGACTACGCCGGTTTGTTGCTGTATCAGGCTTTGTACGATTTCGGTTACAGCAATCAATTGGAATCGACCAATTTGGCTGATGGTTTACAGCTGAGTAACTGCCGGATTACCAATGCAGTGAAATGTTTGCCACCGCAAAACAAACCGACCGGCGACGAGATTAAACAATGCAATCCTTATCTGGCTGCAGAAATTAATACGTTGCCGGAACGTGCGGTGATATTGGCCTTGGGCAATATCGCCCATCAAGCGGTGTTGCGTGCCTATGACCTGAAAAGCAGTGCGGCTAAATTTGCCCATCATGTCAGCTTTGAACTGCCGGACGGCAATATGCTAGTTAGTTCTTATCATTGCAGCCGCTATAACGTGCAAACCAAACGCTTGAGTATGGCGATGCTGGCAGCTGTGTTCGTAACCATTCAAACCTTGCTGTCTGCTCGTGACTGA
- the uvrC gene encoding excinuclease ABC subunit UvrC encodes MTENQPVDFDAKAFIKTLTQRPGIYKMLDDKGEIIYIGKAKNLKNRVSSYFRSNAASPKQQAMVAKVAGIEVTVTHTEGEALLLESQQIKRHKPRYNISLRDDKSYPYVFISSFHDFPQLTFHRGAKKRRGKYFGPYPSASAVKETLKLLQKIFPVRQCEDSYYSARSRPCLQHQIERCTAPCVGLVSKEQYANDVENTILFLEGQGGLLIDRLVGKMEAAAAQLEFEQAAAYRDQIARLRAVLEKHWVEGEKGDVDIVACAAKNGAACVQVFFIRNGQHLGNRQFFPKIGDENQPEEILQAFIAQYYLDKTVPHELIVSHALPESALVAEVLSEQAKHAVAIACNVRGERSKWLQMAATNAENALSAKLADRQGLQGRFISLQQELGCDTTPSRLECFDISHTQGELTVASCVVFDRDGPVKSDYRRFNIEGITAGDDYAAIHQAVFRRFNRLKNGEHPAPDILLIDGGKGQVAEAEKALAELEINDVMIVGVAKGPDRKAGMEKIILVGNRQPLDVTPGASALLLIQQIRDEAHRFAITGHRQRRAKVNKQSVLEDIAGLGPKRRQVLLKQFGGLQGVSSAGVDALASIDGISRQLAQRIYDTFHHQDGH; translated from the coding sequence GTGACTGAAAATCAGCCCGTCGATTTTGACGCTAAAGCCTTTATTAAGACATTGACCCAGCGGCCCGGCATTTACAAGATGCTGGACGACAAGGGGGAGATTATTTATATCGGCAAGGCCAAGAATCTGAAGAACCGGGTGTCCAGTTACTTTAGAAGCAATGCCGCGTCGCCGAAACAACAGGCGATGGTTGCCAAAGTGGCGGGGATAGAAGTCACCGTTACGCATACCGAAGGCGAGGCCTTGCTGCTGGAAAGCCAGCAAATCAAGCGTCACAAGCCGCGCTATAACATCAGTTTGCGCGACGATAAATCTTATCCGTATGTGTTTATTTCCAGCTTTCACGACTTTCCACAACTGACTTTTCATCGCGGCGCCAAGAAGCGGCGCGGTAAGTATTTCGGGCCGTATCCCAGTGCCAGCGCGGTGAAGGAAACCTTGAAGTTATTGCAAAAAATTTTCCCGGTGCGGCAATGCGAGGATTCTTATTACAGCGCCCGTTCCCGGCCTTGTCTACAACATCAAATTGAGCGTTGCACCGCGCCTTGCGTGGGGTTGGTCAGCAAGGAACAGTATGCCAACGATGTGGAAAATACGATTTTGTTTTTAGAGGGGCAGGGGGGCTTACTGATAGATCGCTTGGTCGGCAAAATGGAAGCCGCTGCCGCGCAATTGGAGTTTGAGCAAGCCGCCGCTTATCGCGATCAAATCGCCCGCTTGCGCGCGGTGTTGGAAAAACATTGGGTGGAAGGCGAAAAAGGCGATGTGGACATCGTGGCTTGCGCGGCTAAAAACGGTGCGGCTTGTGTGCAGGTGTTTTTTATCCGCAACGGCCAGCATCTGGGTAACCGGCAGTTTTTTCCAAAAATCGGCGATGAAAATCAGCCCGAGGAAATCTTGCAGGCGTTTATCGCCCAATATTATTTGGACAAAACAGTACCTCATGAATTGATCGTCAGTCATGCGTTGCCCGAATCGGCTTTAGTAGCTGAGGTATTGAGCGAACAGGCTAAACATGCGGTAGCGATTGCCTGCAATGTGCGCGGCGAAAGAAGTAAATGGCTGCAAATGGCGGCGACTAATGCCGAAAATGCCTTAAGTGCCAAGCTGGCCGACAGGCAGGGCTTGCAAGGACGCTTTATCAGTTTGCAGCAAGAATTGGGCTGTGATACAACGCCAAGCCGCTTGGAGTGCTTCGATATTAGTCATACCCAAGGCGAACTGACTGTTGCGTCGTGCGTGGTGTTCGATAGAGACGGGCCGGTGAAATCCGATTATCGACGCTTTAATATAGAAGGTATTACAGCGGGCGATGACTATGCCGCAATTCATCAGGCCGTTTTCAGACGTTTCAATCGCTTGAAGAATGGCGAGCATCCGGCGCCGGATATTCTTTTAATCGATGGCGGCAAAGGCCAAGTCGCCGAGGCGGAAAAGGCTTTGGCTGAATTGGAGATAAACGATGTTATGATAGTCGGCGTTGCCAAAGGCCCTGATCGCAAAGCCGGAATGGAGAAGATCATTTTGGTGGGTAATCGGCAGCCCTTGGACGTGACACCGGGTGCTTCCGCCTTGTTATTGATTCAACAGATTCGCGACGAAGCGCATCGTTTTGCGATAACCGGACACAGACAGCGACGAGCTAAGGTTAACAAACAATCGGTATTGGAAGATATTGCCGGACTGGGGCCGAAAAGAAGACAGGTGTTGCTGAAACAGTTTGGCGGGTTACAGGGTGTGTCCAGCGCGGGTGTGGATGCTTTAGCCAGTATAGATGGCATTAGCCGACAATTAGCGCAGCGAATTTACGACACATTTCACCATCAAGATGGCCATTAG
- the pgsA gene encoding CDP-diacylglycerol--glycerol-3-phosphate 3-phosphatidyltransferase translates to MAIRFTIPTYLTLLRIALIPLLAIVFYLPWQYSNLACTAIFLVAGFTDWLDGYLARKMNMQTAFGAFLDPVADKLMVAFVLVLVVQAQGNPYLAVPAAIIIGREIAIASLREWMAEIGQRAKVKVSQLGKWKTTAQMTAVSLLLYRDDLLGLPINTMGYWLLYLSAILTLWSMVNYLVAAFSTINE, encoded by the coding sequence ATGGCCATTAGATTCACCATTCCGACCTATTTAACCCTGTTACGGATTGCCCTGATTCCGTTATTGGCCATTGTGTTTTATTTGCCGTGGCAATATTCGAATCTGGCCTGCACTGCAATTTTTTTGGTTGCGGGCTTTACCGATTGGTTGGATGGTTACTTGGCCAGAAAAATGAATATGCAAACCGCGTTCGGGGCATTTCTGGATCCGGTGGCTGATAAATTGATGGTGGCGTTTGTGTTGGTATTGGTCGTTCAGGCTCAGGGGAATCCCTATCTTGCGGTACCCGCAGCTATTATTATCGGCAGGGAAATTGCGATCGCTTCGCTGAGAGAATGGATGGCCGAGATCGGTCAGCGTGCCAAAGTTAAGGTTTCGCAGTTGGGAAAATGGAAAACCACGGCGCAAATGACGGCAGTCAGTTTGTTGCTTTATCGGGATGATTTATTAGGTCTGCCTATCAACACCATGGGTTACTGGTTGTTATACTTGTCGGCAATTTTAACCTTATGGTCGATGGTTAATTACCTTGTCGCGGCGTTCTCGACCATCAACGAATAA
- a CDS encoding TetR/AcrR family transcriptional regulator produces MEQELELENKPNKTISQDEVLQAALKLFAKKGYFNTSLTDIKDAAGITTSSGISQHFKTKQAIAQALHENILDSLSISIDDIRRRNRKAAEQLREIVDLLFKLTDDAPEIVEFLLFVKSEEFLAEPKPLLETAAFTKINRIFQNGVKDGEMKAIDPLLAYTYFFGIINHTLAMVLSGNLPKTAENYQAQAWLMAWGCVVKK; encoded by the coding sequence ATGGAACAAGAATTAGAACTAGAAAATAAACCGAATAAAACTATTAGTCAGGATGAAGTGTTGCAGGCCGCTTTAAAGTTGTTTGCCAAGAAGGGATATTTCAATACCTCATTAACCGATATAAAAGATGCAGCCGGCATAACAACCAGTAGCGGCATAAGTCAACATTTCAAAACCAAGCAAGCCATAGCGCAAGCCTTACACGAAAATATACTGGATAGTCTGAGTATCTCGATTGACGATATTCGCCGCAGGAATCGTAAGGCTGCCGAGCAATTGCGAGAAATAGTCGATTTACTATTCAAATTGACTGACGACGCACCGGAGATTGTCGAGTTTTTGTTGTTTGTAAAGAGCGAGGAGTTTTTGGCGGAACCTAAGCCTTTGCTGGAAACTGCGGCATTTACCAAAATAAATCGAATTTTTCAGAACGGCGTTAAAGACGGCGAAATGAAGGCGATAGATCCGTTATTGGCCTACACTTATTTCTTCGGCATTATCAATCATACCTTGGCGATGGTGTTGAGCGGCAACTTGCCTAAAACAGCGGAGAATTATCAGGCTCAGGCCTGGCTGATGGCTTGGGGCTGTGTAGTCAAAAAATAA
- the tviB gene encoding Vi polysaccharide biosynthesis UDP-N-acetylglucosamine C-6 dehydrogenase TviB encodes MLDNIKIGMIGLGYVGLPLAVEFGRKYPTVGFDINQHRIQELRSGRDHTLEVSEEELAEAKLLIYSADLQDIADCSVYIVTVPTPINEHKQPDLTPLQKASDLLGKVIKVGDIVIYESTVYPGATEEVCVPILEKVSGLRFNQDFYVGYSPERINPGDKQHRVTNILKVTSGSTPEIAEKVDALYKSIITAGTHKASSIKVAEAAKVIENTQRDVNIALINELALIFNKLGINTEEVLLAAGTKWNFLPFRPGLVGGHCIGVDPYYLTHKAQAIGYNPEVILSGRRINDGMGVYVVSQLVKLMLKKRVHVQEANVLIMGLTFKENCPDIRNTRVVDIVAELETYGVNVEVYDPWVNSEEANHEYGITPVDKPATGKYDAVILAVAHDQFKKMAISDIRALGTSQAIIYDLKYLFPTDQTDARL; translated from the coding sequence ATGTTAGATAACATTAAAATCGGCATGATTGGGCTTGGCTACGTGGGATTACCGCTAGCTGTGGAATTTGGCCGCAAATATCCAACCGTTGGTTTTGATATTAACCAGCATCGAATCCAAGAGTTACGATCTGGTCGCGATCATACATTGGAGGTGAGCGAAGAAGAACTTGCCGAAGCCAAACTGCTGATATACAGTGCCGATTTACAAGATATAGCCGATTGTTCGGTGTATATAGTCACGGTCCCTACGCCAATCAACGAACATAAACAACCGGATTTAACGCCTTTGCAAAAGGCCAGCGACTTGCTGGGGAAGGTTATTAAAGTCGGTGATATTGTTATTTACGAATCGACTGTATATCCCGGTGCAACCGAAGAGGTCTGCGTGCCGATTCTGGAAAAAGTATCCGGTCTAAGGTTTAATCAGGATTTTTACGTGGGTTATAGCCCGGAGCGTATCAATCCAGGTGATAAACAACACCGCGTGACCAATATTCTAAAGGTTACCTCGGGATCTACCCCGGAAATAGCCGAAAAAGTCGATGCTTTGTATAAAAGCATCATTACTGCCGGCACGCACAAAGCCAGTAGTATCAAAGTTGCCGAGGCTGCTAAGGTCATTGAAAATACTCAGCGCGACGTGAATATCGCTTTGATCAACGAACTGGCCTTGATCTTCAATAAATTGGGTATAAATACCGAGGAAGTTTTGCTCGCCGCAGGCACTAAATGGAATTTTCTGCCGTTTCGGCCCGGTTTGGTCGGCGGACACTGTATCGGTGTGGATCCTTACTATTTAACCCACAAAGCCCAAGCGATTGGTTACAACCCCGAAGTGATTCTTTCTGGGCGCCGTATCAATGACGGCATGGGTGTCTACGTCGTTTCGCAATTGGTAAAACTGATGCTGAAGAAACGTGTGCATGTGCAGGAAGCTAATGTGCTGATTATGGGGTTGACCTTCAAGGAAAACTGTCCTGATATTCGTAATACACGGGTGGTGGACATCGTTGCTGAATTGGAAACTTATGGTGTAAATGTCGAAGTTTACGATCCCTGGGTTAATTCTGAGGAAGCGAATCATGAATATGGTATTACTCCGGTCGATAAACCGGCGACCGGAAAATACGACGCAGTCATTCTCGCCGTGGCTCATGATCAATTCAAAAAAATGGCAATTTCGGACATTAGGGCGTTGGGCACTTCGCAGGCCATTATTTATGATCTCAAATACTTGTTTCCTACAGATCAAACAGACGCAAGGCTCTAA
- a CDS encoding NAD-dependent epimerase, which produces MKIMVTGTAGFIGNHLALRLLERGDEVIGVDNLNDYYDVNLKLSRLDRIKDFAGFTDVRLDIADRAGMEALFKKYQPQKVVNLAAQAGVRYSIENPHAYIDSNIVGFINILEGCRHNRVEHLVYASSSSVYGANESMPFSVHDNVDHPLSLYAASKKANELMAHTYSNLYQLPTTGLRFFTVYGPWGRPDMALFLFTKAILNGEKINVFNYGKHRRDFTYIDDIVEGVIRTMDHNASPNPYWSGATPDPGTSKAPWRVYNIGNQNPVELMSYIETLERFLGKTAEKILLPLQPGDVPDTFADVEALAADVGYKPNTTIEQGIERFVAWYLEYYR; this is translated from the coding sequence ATGAAGATTATGGTGACCGGTACTGCCGGTTTTATAGGGAATCATTTGGCGCTAAGGCTGTTGGAGCGCGGTGACGAAGTTATCGGCGTCGATAATCTTAACGACTATTACGATGTTAACCTGAAGTTAAGTCGTTTAGATCGAATCAAGGATTTTGCTGGCTTTACCGATGTCAGGTTGGATATTGCCGATAGAGCCGGTATGGAAGCACTATTCAAAAAATACCAACCGCAAAAAGTAGTTAATCTAGCGGCTCAAGCGGGTGTACGTTATTCCATCGAGAATCCGCATGCCTATATCGATAGTAATATTGTCGGTTTTATCAATATCCTGGAAGGCTGCCGGCATAATCGGGTGGAGCATTTGGTCTATGCGTCTAGCAGCTCGGTATATGGCGCGAATGAATCCATGCCGTTCTCTGTGCATGACAATGTCGATCATCCTTTGAGCTTGTATGCGGCGTCAAAAAAAGCCAATGAGTTGATGGCGCATACCTATAGTAATCTGTATCAGTTACCTACCACGGGTTTGCGCTTTTTTACTGTATATGGTCCTTGGGGTCGTCCGGACATGGCATTGTTTTTGTTCACCAAGGCTATTTTAAATGGCGAAAAAATCAATGTATTTAACTATGGCAAGCATAGGCGTGATTTCACTTATATAGACGACATTGTTGAGGGCGTGATTCGCACCATGGATCATAATGCTTCGCCCAATCCGTATTGGAGCGGAGCAACCCCCGATCCCGGTACAAGCAAAGCGCCTTGGCGGGTTTACAATATTGGTAATCAGAATCCAGTGGAATTGATGTCTTATATCGAAACCTTGGAACGTTTTCTCGGCAAAACAGCCGAGAAAATCTTGTTGCCATTGCAGCCTGGTGACGTTCCAGATACTTTTGCCGATGTAGAAGCGTTAGCCGCAGATGTTGGGTATAAACCAAATACAACTATCGAGCAGGGTATAGAGCGGTTTGTTGCTTGGTATCTTGAGTATTATCGCTGA
- a CDS encoding sulfatase: protein MEKILLPLYCSSVAALLCTITLTFLTLHNYSRTGPGIQKEIEKKFGYYVVFALSRLALWLFTIFFLTSFPGSIAAYSLSKLTVLIQFDFTTNLIGCLISTTLVTTYFFLHQLLYTPGTIQLSFQYRFSRLFVIWKVLSPALITGIKYSLLLFLSITSAIALFFAIEENNTPLIAYILALACLYAYIYSATISNEPTIGKATTQVKPNVVMIGSDTLRHDRLGGSNYHRNLTPNIDKLSANGLRLYKCITPVARTAPSIASLFTGLWPHNHKIRDNYPSQADCKLPQPSLIDILNEHGYLTASISDWCGADFAKLSFNFKELSVAEDQWNIKLLLRQGPSLIRNVLSLFTNNALGKRFLPEFYYLAGVPLTRNLGRECRQLIARSAKNSQPFFINLFTSTTHVPFNSEYPYYNLFTPKDYKGESRFIMTRLASAEEIIKKQEKSSEFFDVPQIINLYDSCVKQFDDEVGKIIDYIEKSSLSDNTIIIIYSDHGADFFETGCWGQGNTLVGDDPSGRIPLVIKGPGVPIGINFEPTTRSIDVMPTLLDLLNIPIPTNLDGINLIPYVNTQKSPELFAFQETGIWLGKIPGLHPEQISYPNIVELLDIPDKKSGTLVVNEKHYPTVIRAKSRSIQNEKWKLIYIATYTKPVYQLYDLENDPYLDVIASYPDIFTALKKQLNRHIESDPLFKAVDKTQELFLC from the coding sequence ATGGAAAAAATATTGCTACCCCTCTACTGCTCTTCCGTCGCCGCCCTGCTTTGTACTATTACATTAACCTTTCTAACATTACACAATTATTCTCGAACCGGACCCGGCATCCAAAAAGAAATAGAAAAAAAATTTGGATATTATGTAGTTTTCGCTCTATCGAGATTAGCCTTATGGTTATTTACTATATTTTTTCTAACATCCTTTCCGGGTTCCATTGCAGCTTATTCGTTATCAAAGCTTACGGTATTGATTCAATTTGACTTTACCACCAACCTAATCGGCTGCCTTATATCAACCACATTAGTTACAACTTATTTTTTTTTACATCAACTACTATATACTCCCGGCACCATTCAATTATCTTTCCAGTATAGATTTTCCAGGCTGTTTGTTATATGGAAGGTGCTGTCCCCCGCATTAATAACTGGCATAAAATATTCATTACTTTTATTTCTGTCTATAACATCCGCAATCGCCCTATTTTTTGCTATCGAAGAAAATAATACGCCACTAATAGCCTACATATTAGCCTTGGCTTGTTTATATGCTTATATTTATTCCGCAACAATCAGTAACGAACCTACGATCGGCAAAGCCACAACCCAGGTAAAGCCTAACGTAGTAATGATAGGATCGGATACGTTACGACATGACAGATTAGGCGGCAGTAACTATCATAGAAATCTTACCCCCAATATCGATAAATTAAGCGCAAACGGATTACGACTCTATAAATGCATTACCCCTGTAGCTAGGACGGCGCCAAGCATTGCATCTCTATTCACTGGTCTATGGCCTCATAACCATAAAATTCGCGATAATTATCCATCACAGGCCGACTGTAAGTTACCGCAACCTTCGTTGATTGATATTCTGAATGAGCATGGTTACCTGACTGCATCCATCTCCGATTGGTGCGGAGCGGATTTCGCAAAGTTAAGTTTTAACTTTAAGGAACTCTCTGTCGCTGAAGATCAATGGAATATAAAACTGCTACTAAGACAAGGCCCGTCTTTAATTAGAAACGTCCTGTCGCTGTTCACAAATAATGCATTAGGAAAACGCTTCTTACCCGAGTTCTATTATCTGGCTGGCGTACCTTTAACCAGGAACTTGGGCCGCGAATGCCGCCAGCTAATTGCCCGTTCTGCTAAAAACTCACAACCATTTTTTATTAACTTGTTCACTTCGACCACCCACGTCCCGTTCAATTCAGAATATCCTTATTACAATTTATTTACCCCAAAAGACTATAAAGGTGAATCACGGTTTATTATGACGCGCCTGGCATCGGCGGAAGAAATCATCAAAAAACAGGAAAAAAGTTCCGAGTTTTTTGATGTACCGCAAATCATTAATTTATATGACAGCTGCGTCAAACAATTCGACGATGAAGTCGGAAAAATAATTGATTATATTGAAAAATCGAGTTTATCTGATAACACCATCATAATCATATACAGCGATCATGGGGCGGATTTTTTTGAAACCGGATGCTGGGGACAAGGCAATACCTTGGTCGGCGATGATCCTAGCGGGAGAATTCCGTTAGTGATAAAAGGCCCCGGCGTACCTATTGGTATCAATTTTGAGCCAACTACCCGATCTATAGATGTAATGCCAACTTTATTGGACTTGTTGAATATTCCTATTCCAACAAACCTGGATGGTATTAACTTGATTCCGTATGTAAATACACAGAAATCGCCAGAGCTTTTTGCCTTTCAAGAAACAGGAATTTGGTTAGGTAAAATACCTGGCTTACACCCCGAACAAATTTCATATCCGAACATTGTTGAATTACTGGATATTCCGGACAAAAAATCTGGCACACTGGTAGTCAATGAAAAGCATTATCCTACTGTTATCCGTGCGAAAAGCCGTTCCATACAAAATGAAAAGTGGAAGCTAATATATATAGCAACTTATACCAAGCCTGTTTATCAGCTTTACGACTTAGAAAACGACCCGTATCTAGATGTAATAGCGTCTTATCCCGACATATTTACGGCACTTAAAAAGCAATTAAATCGCCACATTGAAAGCGACCCATTGTTTAAAGCAGTAGATAAAACGCAAGAATTATTCCTGTGCTAA
- a CDS encoding putative O-glycosylation ligase, exosortase A system-associated yields the protein MRDIVVLIFLVICIVAALKKPWWGVLSLAIFSYLNPHAYAWGAVRSLPVYYVLFLVVVVSTLNTKDKQPIPKDWRIYTFITLWFYFIFTTTQSPLPEVAWGKFWFVTKIFIPFYFTWVLINTREKLYYLISTIGISIGIVAVKGGIFAILTGFSHRVYGPPNTQFEDNNLFAVAMLISVPLLLVWEKELQKNWLKKGILLSIPIIYAASLSSWSRGALLTMIALTFTLISNSKRKYLMIPLVIGGAFFVIPYLPEEWFGRMHTMETYEEDLSAMSRIEAWTDGWNHALSHPFTGAGFDGWLHVTMRDWHSSYVEMLAEHGFIAFGLWISLIVGSVFGLTSLSRQAKSIEGMEWVRHYSLMVRTSIICYMVGTAFLGLSYWDLIYHLVFIAMLIKKFALQELSEKAQATEQQYKKNRKIII from the coding sequence GTGCGCGATATAGTTGTCCTTATATTTTTAGTAATCTGCATAGTCGCCGCGTTGAAAAAACCGTGGTGGGGCGTGCTGTCTTTAGCAATATTCAGCTATTTGAATCCACACGCCTATGCGTGGGGAGCCGTGCGCTCACTTCCGGTATATTATGTACTGTTTCTGGTCGTTGTAGTCAGTACACTTAATACAAAAGATAAACAGCCCATACCCAAGGACTGGCGGATTTATACTTTCATAACACTGTGGTTCTATTTCATATTTACCACAACTCAATCTCCATTACCGGAGGTGGCTTGGGGAAAATTTTGGTTTGTCACTAAAATATTTATACCGTTCTATTTCACATGGGTCCTGATCAATACCAGAGAAAAACTATATTATTTGATTTCCACCATAGGCATATCTATTGGCATAGTTGCAGTTAAAGGCGGTATATTCGCCATACTGACCGGCTTTAGCCATCGAGTATATGGGCCACCCAATACGCAATTCGAAGACAATAATTTATTTGCTGTAGCGATGCTTATTTCAGTTCCTCTCCTATTGGTTTGGGAAAAAGAATTACAGAAAAACTGGCTTAAAAAGGGAATATTACTCTCTATTCCGATTATCTATGCAGCATCCTTATCATCATGGTCTCGAGGCGCCTTACTTACCATGATCGCCTTGACATTTACGTTGATTTCAAACAGCAAACGTAAATATTTGATGATTCCACTGGTAATTGGCGGCGCATTTTTCGTCATCCCCTATTTACCTGAAGAATGGTTTGGACGCATGCACACCATGGAGACCTATGAGGAGGACCTTTCTGCCATGTCGCGAATTGAGGCATGGACAGATGGCTGGAATCATGCGCTGAGCCACCCATTCACTGGCGCGGGATTCGATGGCTGGTTACATGTGACCATGCGCGACTGGCACAGTTCTTATGTCGAAATGCTTGCGGAACATGGCTTCATTGCATTTGGATTGTGGATTTCATTGATAGTGGGCAGCGTATTCGGCTTAACCAGCTTGTCCAGACAAGCGAAGAGTATAGAAGGCATGGAATGGGTCCGCCACTATAGCCTTATGGTCAGAACATCGATCATTTGCTATATGGTTGGTACCGCCTTCCTCGGCTTATCATACTGGGATTTAATATATCATTTAGTCTTCATAGCCATGTTAATTAAGAAATTTGCATTGCAAGAGCTTTCGGAAAAAGCACAAGCAACTGAACAGCAATACAAAAAAAATCGAAAAATAATAATCTGA